Proteins from a genomic interval of Gemmatimonas sp.:
- a CDS encoding helix-hairpin-helix domain-containing protein encodes MPTPAERQALLFLAAVAVIGGGARAVSTRQLARDVAEAEQGPAPSADLATRALDAQIAAVDSARRTSSSQKPTSRTGSRRKVKRSTLESGQRPDPVLAIDVNEASAEELERLPRVGPALAARIVAWREKNGPFESLESLRHVRGIGPATARLLAPLVTFSGRHSPSQSEAPASPAPRASYVL; translated from the coding sequence ATGCCCACGCCCGCGGAACGTCAGGCGCTCCTGTTTCTCGCGGCCGTCGCCGTGATCGGCGGCGGCGCGCGGGCGGTGAGTACCCGCCAACTGGCTCGCGACGTCGCCGAGGCAGAGCAGGGGCCGGCCCCCAGCGCCGATCTCGCCACGCGTGCCCTCGATGCCCAGATCGCCGCGGTCGACTCCGCCCGTCGCACGAGCAGCTCGCAGAAGCCGACGTCGCGAACGGGATCAAGGCGGAAGGTGAAGCGGTCGACACTGGAAAGCGGACAACGGCCGGATCCAGTGCTGGCGATCGACGTCAACGAGGCGTCGGCCGAAGAGCTGGAGCGGCTGCCACGAGTGGGCCCTGCGCTCGCCGCCCGCATCGTGGCGTGGCGCGAGAAGAACGGTCCGTTCGAGTCTTTGGAAAGCCTCCGTCACGTGCGTGGCATCGGGCCGGCGACGGCACGGCTGCTCGCACCTCTGGTGACGTTTTCCGGGCGGCACAGTCCATCCCAAAGTGAGGCACCTGCCTCGCCAGCCCCCCGCGCCTCGTACGTGCTTTAG
- a CDS encoding ATPase, T2SS/T4P/T4SS family, with translation MAAPAAPLSGRATERLGDLLVKEGLLTREQLAKALQEQSNTPGQRIGLTVVKMGMVPETEVVRMLARQYRMPAVDLSRFEVDTRLLKLIPAELASKHTVLPLKRDGRQLTVAIADPTAMSVIDDLKFITRYDIVPVLAGEYSMRAAIEKHYEANEVHMQTLLQDIAAAEEDDVEVLEAQEDAQDASVLAAQVDEAPVVKLINAILVDAVHKGASDIHFECFEHELRVRYRIDGALAEVMKPPLKMRAALISRFKIMASLNIAERRVPQDGRIKLKVGKKVIDFRVSVLPTLFGEKVVLRILDKGNLTLDLEKFGIEPRAERELMEAISNPYGMVLVTGPTGSGKTTTLYSALSKINNGDTNIMTAEDPVEYNLFGINQVQVRTEIGMTFAAALKAFLRQDPNVIMVGEIRDLETGGIAIKAALTGHMVMSTLHTNSAPETITRLLDMGLEPFNVASALNLILAQRLVRRVCSKCKVKYEPDAAEFAGAKVKATTTMRELKFTDEALDNAKSRATPEAVPFLTNLSLDTTIGELPYFKGHGCDACGGTGLKGRQGLYEVMFLTQTLKKLVMQNADVQVLRNAAIDEGMLSLRMDGWLKVLKGVTTLDQVIRETAS, from the coding sequence ATGGCTGCTCCTGCTGCACCACTCTCCGGTCGAGCCACCGAACGGCTCGGCGATCTCCTCGTGAAAGAGGGGCTACTGACGCGTGAACAGCTGGCCAAGGCGCTGCAGGAGCAGTCCAATACGCCCGGCCAACGTATCGGGCTGACCGTCGTCAAGATGGGCATGGTGCCGGAAACGGAAGTCGTGCGTATGCTCGCCCGACAGTACCGCATGCCGGCCGTCGACCTATCGCGCTTCGAGGTGGATACCCGCCTGTTGAAGCTGATCCCGGCCGAGTTGGCGTCGAAGCACACGGTGCTGCCGCTCAAGCGCGACGGACGACAGCTGACGGTGGCCATCGCCGATCCGACCGCCATGTCGGTGATCGACGATCTCAAGTTCATCACGCGCTACGATATCGTTCCCGTGCTGGCGGGCGAGTATTCGATGCGTGCGGCGATCGAGAAGCACTACGAAGCGAATGAAGTCCACATGCAGACGCTGCTGCAGGACATCGCGGCGGCTGAGGAAGACGATGTCGAAGTCCTTGAGGCCCAGGAAGACGCCCAGGACGCCAGTGTGTTGGCGGCGCAGGTTGATGAAGCACCCGTCGTCAAGCTCATCAACGCCATCCTCGTCGATGCCGTGCACAAGGGCGCCTCGGACATCCACTTCGAGTGCTTCGAACACGAACTGCGGGTGCGCTATCGCATTGACGGCGCGCTGGCCGAAGTGATGAAGCCGCCCCTGAAAATGCGCGCGGCGCTGATCTCGCGTTTCAAGATCATGGCCTCGCTGAACATCGCCGAGCGTCGCGTGCCGCAGGACGGCCGTATCAAACTGAAGGTGGGCAAGAAGGTCATCGACTTCCGCGTCAGCGTGCTGCCCACGCTGTTCGGCGAGAAGGTCGTGCTGCGAATTCTCGACAAGGGCAACCTCACGCTCGATCTCGAGAAGTTCGGTATCGAGCCGCGCGCCGAACGCGAGCTGATGGAAGCCATCTCGAATCCGTACGGTATGGTGCTGGTCACGGGCCCCACCGGCTCCGGCAAGACGACCACGCTGTACTCGGCGTTGTCGAAGATCAACAACGGCGACACGAACATCATGACCGCCGAGGATCCCGTCGAGTACAACCTCTTCGGTATCAATCAGGTGCAGGTCCGCACCGAGATCGGCATGACCTTCGCGGCCGCGCTGAAGGCATTCCTGCGGCAGGACCCGAACGTCATCATGGTCGGCGAAATCCGAGACCTGGAAACGGGCGGCATCGCCATCAAGGCCGCGCTCACCGGCCACATGGTCATGAGCACGCTGCACACGAACTCCGCGCCCGAAACGATCACACGATTGCTGGACATGGGTCTTGAGCCGTTCAACGTGGCCTCGGCGCTCAACCTGATTTTGGCGCAGCGACTTGTGCGCCGCGTCTGCAGCAAGTGCAAGGTGAAGTACGAGCCGGATGCGGCGGAGTTCGCCGGCGCCAAGGTGAAGGCTACGACGACCATGCGCGAGCTCAAGTTCACCGATGAAGCGCTCGACAATGCCAAGTCTCGCGCCACGCCGGAAGCGGTGCCGTTCCTGACGAACCTGTCGCTCGACACCACGATCGGCGAACTGCCCTACTTCAAGGGGCACGGCTGCGACGCCTGCGGCGGTACGGGGCTCAAGGGCCGTCAGGGTCTGTATGAAGTGATGTTCCTGACCCAGACGCTCAAGAAGCTGGTGATGCAGAACGCGGACGTGCAGGTCCTGCGCAACGCCGCGATCGATGAGGGCATGCTGTCGCTCCGCATGGACGGCTGGCTCAAGGTGCTCAAAGGCGTGACCACGCTCGATCAGGTCATCCGTGAAACAGCAAGTTGA